CCTCGATCTCCACCCGCACGTCCTTCGGCAGGCGGGCCACCTCCACGGTGGCGCGAGCCGGCGGCTTGTCGGTGAAGAACTCGGCGTACACCTGGTTCATCGCAGCGAACTCGCCCAGGTCCTTCAGGTACACCGTGGTCTTCACCACGCAGGCGAGCGAGGCGCCGGCCGCCTCGAGAACGGCCGCGATGTTGTGCAGCACCAGCCGCGTCTGGCCTGTGATGCCCTCCGGGATGATGCCCGTCTTGGGATCGATCGGGATCTGCCCCGCCACGAAGATCAGGTTGCCGACCCGCATCGCCTGCGAATACGGGCCGATCGGGGCAGGGGCGTTGGGCGTGAGAATCACCTGTCGGTGCATGGCGGTCTCCGTAGTCAGCGCGCATTGCAGGGGCCGTCGCCAGATGCGTGATACGTGATGCGTGGGAAGAGAGGATGGGCAGCGCAACTCGTGCCCGTCTTCTCCCGGTCTTCGCACGTCTCACGCATTACGCATCACGTATCACGCATCACGCCTTTATTTCTGCCTCATCCACCGAGCGCACGCGGTCGCCGACCCGGATCGGCCCGACCTCGG
This genomic window from Planctomycetota bacterium contains:
- a CDS encoding RidA family protein — encoded protein: MHRQVILTPNAPAPIGPYSQAMRVGNLIFVAGQIPIDPKTGIIPEGITGQTRLVLHNIAAVLEAAGASLACVVKTTVYLKDLGEFAAMNQVYAEFFTDKPPARATVEVARLPKDVRVEIEAIAALAG